The window AGCGTATAACCCATCCAACCACTGTCCTGGGCCTGTGGCTGGAACAGTCCATGAGCGTCGGCTCTACTGATTACTGCATATTGGCGTCCCCCTACAACACGTTGCGACCTCTCCGACCACATTATTTGGGAAATTGACACAGCTGCGTCAATCTTGGCATGAAACCCAAGAGGGGAGGCAGAGAAACCGTGCCCAGTGACCCCCCGGGGTGTCTCAGAGACAGCTTACCAGGCAGAGTCACTGAAAGGGGAGTCTCGGGCGGGGGTAGCAACCAGTTCAGACACCAAGACACGGACGAGCTCACCGCGCAGCCTACAACACAGCGGGTCCCTGCCCGCTTCCCATTCGGTTACCCTCCGCATTATTAGCCCTGGCTCTCAGTTCGGGTAAGCCCAAGACGGTCTCCTCTACCAGGAAAGCCCTCTTATCTTCGAACGTACCCTCTGTTACCTGGCTGACACCCAAACTAACATCATTTCAGTGCCTGTCGGTGCCTATCTTGAATCTATCATCTACCCACACAGCAGACCAACACAGTGAGAATGGAGCAAACTTCGGGGTGGATTCAGAATAATACAAACCAGGTGGGCAACGTCCCGAGTCCCTTTTCCTCTACCACCTTTCCCTTCACTCTTGATCCGTCCCTTTTGTTGTCCCTATTCCCCGTGTACCAAGCTTGAGAGCAGATACGCCTGTCCCTATCCTGACATCAGTTTCAGCTCCCTGGGGAACATTTCGGGCAAGGGCTGCCATCAGACCTCCAACATCGATCAGATACGGGCAGTCATGGATGGACATATGACGAGAACTCGAGCAACCATCTCGGCTACCATGACCCCAACCTTCACCACGGCATCACTAATCCCACCGACCTCTCATCATATCAACAGCCCGTGGCAGATGCCAGAATTCCAAGTCCTACCTACTTGCACTTGGAAACTTCCTTTGACCAGAGCTCCTCGACTCTAGAAGGCCAGTGGGTTTCGAACAGCCCAATAAGCCCGTCAGCACCTTACGGCGACATTGCCTGCACCCTCAGCTCAACCAACAGTATTCAAACTTCGCCGATGATTTTGAGCCCAGCCAACGATCATTGGACGTATCAGTCTTTCCCGATAAACCACACATATGGAGTTTCGTTGAGCCAGCCCGATTCACCCATAGTTTCGGCTCCCTTTGACGCACCACACTCTGCTCGGGAGATGCCGGCGTCATATTTTGCTGTGTGCATGATGTCCGATACCACATTACCTGTACACCAAGGGTCGCATGACAGGTcgctttcttcttccacgaTCCCACCCGAACTCGAACCAGCACCGACACAGCACCGACAGCATAGTGGCAGACCTGCGAGTTTGAACCTGCGGAAGACAACAAAAGCCTCGGGTAAAGGAGAGctaccctcaccctcaacgaAAACAAAGGTAACTCCCCGATCCAAAGACTCCAAGACAGTCTCTCCAGCCAGCTCAAGTTCAATACAACCGCACAAGCAAACGAAGTCAAACGGTCCCAGCTTGCGCACTGCGACCCGCCGGTTTAGACGCACCCCCGAAGAAGCTCCACCACGACCAGGAGAGTTGGCTGAAGATCAGCGTGCCAGGGAAAATCATAATCAGGTTGAGAAGGAGTACCGGACCAGGCTGCACAAAGGCTTCGAGGAGCTACTCGAAGCGCTGTGCGCTTTGCCGGAAGAGGAACGAGTGATAGCCCGCCACAGCAAAACGGCCGGCGGAAGTGTGAATGGAGActatgacgacgacgacgaacaTATGACCATCATTGGGGCCCTGCTGGACGAAAGGACTGGTCCTGGATTGCCCGCAAACAGGAACACAGGGGGcaaagggaagaagaaacagaGGAGAATGAGCAAGGCAGAGGTGCTTCACTACACCTGCCGTGTGCTCAAGTCGATGGGGGATGGTAATCAGAAACTGAAAGAAGAGGTGGAACGCTTGAGGTCGGAACATGACATGAGGTTGAAGCATACAAGGAGTAGCTGATGCTTGGGCTTGTTTGAATAGCTCATACTGATGGTTAGGTGGGACTTGGCAGGAATCATTTCGATACAACTCTTATTTTGGTGGGTTGAGGCTCAAGATACAAACAGAATGTATGATATTTACGTAGCACAAATCATGCATGTTGTTGCCACTGACAATTACTGTCTCTATGTCCTGTGCTTATGCAATCATCTAGGTATGCAGACAGATGTCGAAAGGCCCTACCAGCAGCCCAGTACCTCGGAAACCCGTCCACTATGCCTCCAAATTGCTTTTCTGGAACACGTTAGCTCACTATTCAAATTGAAGATAGACTgaaacatcaaccaccaacaagacccaAGTTCTGAATATCGTACTGCTCACAGCCCACTTTTGCCGCTACTTCTGTCACGAGGAAAACAATAGCGTGAAAATAACTTTGTCTCGCTTTCAGCTCAGCTTATTCAGGAACACTCGGAGCCCTCGGGCGGCAATGATTCAACACTCAGTTTGTATCACGAGTGGTATTGGTGGAATCGTACCCGGAGCCGCCCCAGACCAGGGGACATGGGCTTGGGGGCAGCTAGCCACATCGCCAATTCACCCTGGTATCCTGAACAACAAGCTAGAGCCCGATTCGTTCATTCTGAGACTCGGAGCCTGATGCCTTCTGTCCCTAATTCAGAATGCCAACAACACTTACTGCGCAACACCAAATGCCGCCGAGTTACAATCGCATCGATCAGTTGGATTCGATTTTATGCATTCTCGGTCTTCTCTTCAGCAGACCGATGCCGAGACCCCCTGGCTGAAAGCGATAGGCTGAGAAAGGGTACCgtacctctccctctccatgTCGACGTGAACGGCGTTATCCCCCCCCTGTCCCCTGTCGTTGTCTGGGTACAAGCGCACCCGTCACATCTGGCAGTCGGATCGGCCACGAGGCTAGCTGGTGACACAGTTCTCTTTCTCCGCCTACAAATCCGGGCCGAGCGTTGGGAGAGCAAGGACGAGAATTGATATCTCACATTTTGCCTTTACCGAGGAAAGCTCAATTCAAGCAGAAACCAGGTTCCAACTCGTGCATTTCAAGCCTGGGCAAGTTTTTGAAACGTTAATTTCACataccccccctttcaccTTGCCCATTTCAGGACATATCGACATCCAACTACCGGTTTCGAAGCTTTACTTGCTTGTTCTAAGCTCCCTTGTGCCCGTCAC is drawn from Podospora pseudocomata strain CBS 415.72m chromosome 1 map unlocalized CBS415.72m_1, whole genome shotgun sequence and contains these coding sequences:
- a CDS encoding uncharacterized protein (EggNog:ENOG503PWWN; COG:K), whose product is MEQTSGWIQNNTNQLPGEHFGQGLPSDLQHRSDTGSHGWTYDENSSNHLGYHDPNLHHGITNPTDLSSYQQPVADARIPSPTYLHLETSFDQSSSTLEGQWVSNSPISPSAPYGDIACTLSSTNSIQTSPMILSPANDHWTYQSFPINHTYGVSLSQPDSPIVSAPFDAPHSAREMPASYFAVCMMSDTTLPVHQGSHDRSLSSSTIPPELEPAPTQHRQHSGRPASLNLRKTTKASGKGELPSPSTKTKVTPRSKDSKTVSPASSSSIQPHKQTKSNGPSLRTATRRFRRTPEEAPPRPGELAEDQRARENHNQVEKEYRTRLHKGFEELLEALCALPEEERVIARHSKTAGGSVNGDYDDDDEHMTIIGALLDERTGPGLPANRNTGGKGKKKQRRMSKAEVLHYTCRVLKSMGDGNQKLKEEVERLRSEHDMRLKHTRSS